The window TGGTATACCTgacctagaaaaaaaaatcagtcaaaaaCTGTCCTACCAGATATGTCAGTCAACATATGATCTCCATATAACTTATAAAgtattaaatttcaaaataatgaaTCTTTTCAGTTAGCATTTTGGCACATGATGATAGTATTACATTTTATGTGAAAATATCAACCACAGCTCTCACCCCATAAAACTGCAAACAGAAATTTGTAAGCATTGGCACTAGTTTCACTTAGAAAAAGACAACCATTATACTAGCATTACAGTTAAGCTATGCATGTACAGGCTGGATGGTATCCAGTCACATACAGTTCTTTCCCTCCTCTTTTAACATTTCCTTAAGAAGGCTAGACAGTGGtttctaggtttaaaaaaaaaatcctgcaaattAAACTAGTAGAAGAGTAGAGTTGAGTAGAGCATGAGGTTTTCCAAGATCATTAGTAACAAGATACCCTTTGTAGTCAACTTTGACATAGTGGGCCACATTCTGTTCTCACCCTTGCCTTCATGAGCTGAGAACAGATTTTGGCCTAAGAACATCCCAATGCCCCCCACATAATTCAAGAATCATGTTTTTATGCTTATTGCATGAAAGTAGAAAGATTTAAAGAACAGAGCATCACAAACTGAAAGTCAAAGCTTTCCATTAAGAATGAGCTGGCATCTACACAGAagtttccattttctcttttgtaagactgaaataataatataaatggaTCCTGCCTCTGAGATCTGAGTTTACTTGTTTACCCTGATGTTTTTCCTTACTCAGTGGAAAAGAGCTTGATTAAAAGTTTAGAAATGCATCATTAATTCAGGAATCTAGCTTCTAACTATACCGCTTTCCCTTTTCATTCCTTGTTCCCTACCCTCCCACACAATAAAGTTCTGACTCCCCAGTTCAtgcaattttaaacattttagatATCAACATTCATGAGCCAGTTaagggggggaggaagctggAATACTTACTGCAAAAGCATGCCAGACTTGTTATTGATTTGACAGATCTGACTGCTTCCTTGTCAGTGCTCAGGTGTGACATAGTTTAACACAAATGAATCACTCTTGCCACATCTTGGATTTTGATTTGACGTGATGGAAGCAACTTCTTTGAAATTCATACGACTTATGGCAAGTGTTGAAACAGGTTCATCACCCAAAGAAAATAGAGATTTCAGAAATCCTTGTAAATGGTTCAATGCAGGTGTAGATTGAGGGGCGGATGGAAGGGGAACTTTTCTTCCACTAGGCATAAGACTAAAATGGCTGTTTTGAATTACAGGAACAAACTCTCCTTGAGCACACATGTTTCTACAGAGGTCCAAGTATTTTGTTGAAGGGGGAGCAAAACAATCTGGTTAAAATTGGATTCATATTTTGTGCTTGATGGTGGTTCTGGTGATGCAAAGCAGGCGTGGTGGATGGTTGCTGAGCAAACCCTGCAACTTTGTAAAATGCCAGCTAATTAATTTTCTCATTTGAGTTGCCTGTATTTCTCAAAGCATCAATGAGTTCACCAGGGCAATGCAGGTGTACCCTGCCCGCCACCTGTTCCAGCTATTGACTTACACTCTCAAGTGGCTAGAATCCTCTCTCCTTGTTGTCATGTTTTCTTTCTTGTCTGGAAATGCTGATTGCCCTGACACTTATGCAGCAGTAAATCCCAGTATGAGATGTGAGTTTCTAGTCAAGATGGCAATAATGCAAAGCTAAGTTATCAAGGTTTGGCCACTCTATCATTTTGACTGTGAGATTGTATATTGGGAATTTATCATATAGTCATTCAGTACCTGAGTGCCAGAAGTCAGGTGCTGTAGTTATTTAAGAGCTAAAATATATTGAACTACAGAGTCTTTCTTGATCTTGCTCAGTGTATGGCTGTTTCTCTTTCATTCAAAACAATGGTAGtgctaaataaatattattttcaaagtgattttttttttgcaatcccCTTTTTTTGCACTTAGTAAGTAAGCATTTAAACTCCAACCATTTCAAGATGTCATTAGACCTAATGGGTTGCTTGTAATGTATCAGGAGATTCAACATGTGAGAATTAAAACAAATGGCTAAATGGAAGTGTCTCTCTTCAATTCATTGTGGTCCTACTGTCTTTATCCCTGACAGCTCTGAATTAAAATAGACTTGCACATTTTCTGGTTGATGGTGTATTATTAATGCTATTAAGAGAGTTGCTGGAGCAAGAACTCTTTGGGATCAGATCCTTTCTTTGAGCTGACTGTGCtgagtaaggactggcctgtaattTGCAGTAACATCATGGGCTGTAGAAACACCAGTCTTAACAATGCTATAATACACTTTTTCTTTTATCTACAGTTGGTGTTTAATACAGTGCTAAAATCAATTGAAAGCTAACTTAATCATGTAGCTCAAAAGAACACAGCATCTTGCAGGTGACTTTGTATATCAAAGtcctttaattatttgctctttcCTATTATTAATACAACAAACCATTTCCTGCATTCTGTAAAGAGAACTAATTAAGCTCCAAACCAATCCACACCtcctctcattttaaaaaaaccctgtatcTAGTAAACCCTCATACACTCAGATACACTCATAGTAAAGCTGAAAGTTTTTATTATATGTTTGAAAGAAAACATACATAGGTGTGAAATTGAGTTAACATATCCTGTATTTTCAGAAGGCAGGAAAAAATTGACTGAGATTTCTAAAGTAAGATAAAGTTTTTATATTTCCTGACTGGTCCCATGTTTAATCCTAGGAAAACATACCAAATTTTGGCATCGTTCAATGCAAGAATCCGCTCCATTCCCTCCATAAATAATCTCCAGAGAGAGATCTACCTGGACTTGCATATCTTGAGTTCTCAAAATTGAGAAACCTGTTATCCGATGGGCTTATCTTCACATGGAGAAATCCCCAATTAACTCCAAATGTGGACCATTTGAAAGCGAAATTCAAGTGAGTTAAGATAAACAGGAACAAGgcactcttattttggaataagaatATCCATAGGTGTAGtgaacaggggtgaaagtaatattcaGCACTTACCAGTATGGGGGCCTGctctggaaggggcggggctggggatcagcctcccccagccagcccatccgtgATGCCTGTTCCGTGCCGGCCGGGACTCCggcggcgatttaaaagggcccagggctccggccgctgccCCGGTAGCAGCAGCggtggccaggagccctgggcccttttaaatcaccagggCAGCtgcctctttttcccctcccatcaGCGGCCCTGCTggtaaggtcccttccagcaggGCCGCCAATGGCGGGGCAAAAGGAGTCGCGACGTTAAtgcactgccacagcagcactttaaagcCAGCTGCATACAGGCCAGTACCGGCTTCTTACCATTACACTGTACTGgcctactttcacccctgggagtGAATCAGGGATAGTTAATCAGGAATAACGCTATGTGTTGTGTAAACAAGCCATTAAAAATGTGATTCAGCAGTTGGGTCACCTCCATTTGTTATAGCCTGGTCAGTCACTTCCTCCTGTATTGCAGGCAGTGCAGTCTTCATTGTTAGAGGTGTTTCTGTCTTGGAAATGGAGTCCATTTGTATTTGGGGGTGTATATTGAAAGACTTTTGAAAAGATTCTGATGTGAAGTAATAAATGAATGGGTCAAAGCAGCAATTCATTGTTGCAATGCATAATGTGATTGGGTACATTGTCCTAGCAAATCTCTCCAAGGAGCAGTTTGCTATGGCTTGAGATCGCACAAGAGCATATAAGAAAAGTATGGAATTGTAGGGCACAAAGCATACTACAAAAATGGCTACATGCACAATGATCATCTTTAATACTTTCTCTTTGTTTGTCCCAATCTGAGATAATGTAGCAGGTTTCCGGAGAGTCCTCAGAACCAGTGAAGAGCATGTGAGGTTGATTAGCAAAGGAATTATGAATCCTACCACTTCAATAAATATAGTGATCTTAGACAAATAGGTCTTCCAAACAATTTTGGAAAAACCCTCAAAGCAGGTTGTGCTAGTGTTGGAGACGTTGGTTGTGGAGAACAAGGAGGCTAAAATTCCTCCACTGAGGACTAGTATCCAGACTCCTCCACACACAATGGCTGAATTTCTCCTTGTCCGAATGGTACGAGATCTGAATGGGTAGACAATAGCCAGGAAACGGTTGACACTAATGCAGGTGAGGAACAGCATACTGCCATATATGTTGGTGAGAAATGCAGTCCCTGAAATCTTACACAGAGTGTCCCCAAAAGGCCAGTgcctgttgaaattataaaatattttaaaaggcaaagtGAATACAAACAGCAAGTCAGAGACAGCAAGGTTTGTCATGAAAATAGTTGTCTCGCTTCGCATTTTCATTCGacagcagaaaacaaacaaagaggaaCAGTTTGTGATCAAGCCAAGGATGAATACCACGCTGTATACGGCCCCATACAGGTTGTATTTAAAGGAATCATCTGTCAAACAGGTATGATTATTGCTGTGGTTTCCCATTCCAGGTTTGTGACGTGCTTTTGGAGCCCTTCAATGCTGAATTCAGTGGCATCCATAAAATAAGTTAGTGAGCATGCTCTTCCTTAAGAAACATATTCTAATGTTGTGGCTTGAATCTCTGGTGCCTCATATTTGTTATGTCCTGTCATCCTGAGGAAGACACAAACAGTCAGTTTTGCAACCCAACTATTATTTAAAGTTTCTATATATGAAAACACacaaccccttttccccaacACCACCACTTTCACATGTTATGGAGCATATTCTTACCGCTGCACATGttcagggttttttaaatgtttatcagGTACATTTTCTAAGATGCAGCCCATACGTAGGTATCATGGAGTAggtatctttattttattttagaaatgttgtGATAATGATAGTATTTGGTTTACAATATATTTTCTTATATACTAAACCAAGAAATTTGAAATGATCTGGAAATTCATCAGGAGGGAGAGTTTGTCACAAAGGCCAGTTAACCATCCAGATTCTTACTGAAAGTCTataggagttgggtgcctaatttaCATTTGTGCCTTGAATAGGATTGCCAGTCCTCCAGGATTGgtctggagtctcccagaattggcatcaatctcccagtgactactgaaagcaatctgggagattttaataggatattttaagaaaatgagatTACGTCATGTTGGGGGTAAAAAGCTttcagaatagcttcagtcagagttggcaacttCTTGAAATAAACCTCCCCCTAGAATCCTAAATAGGAATGGACCATCAGGTttgggaaacaaaaaacaaaacctaactCTAAAACATCACCCACAGCTAGAACGAAATAAGATTCTGAAACGTTCAGATAAGCTCTTGGAGCTTTGCAGAGAATAGAAATTCTATTTTGTGAAGGATTTTGACATTTGTCATTTCTCCGATTAGGAACGAAAtcccaacattttgaaattctctgcaaaagaaaattctgaaaaatatttagttacaacttgaaacattttgttttgatttgcatttttttaaaaaaaaaatcaattatacGTAAATAAttgaaacagtcatttaaaaaaatcaaaacatttcattctgaaaaggtCAAAATGGGCCATTCTGAAATTGTTTGGAACTCTTTAGTTTTTTCTCAAACAAAATTTTGGCAAAAACATGATTTCATGAAGTGTTTTGATGGTTAAACTGTATTCCTTAGAAAAGGTTCTAGTGAAACTTTTCCAAACAGCTCCTTTTTCACTTCTGGTCTTTGTTTAGGATCAGAACAGGAAGTACTGGAAATCCCATAGAAAATCTGGTCTCATGAGACTTCCAACCGAATTTAGCAGGCTCGAAAGATTTGGATAGTTCTGATAAGCATTTCGGTTTTTACACTTATTGAAACTAAATACTTGGAACCGTTTTGAAGTATCCTCATTAACTGTTCTATCTTGAGTCTATTTTTAAGGCCTGTGCAAAGAAGCAATCAGAACGTTTCTCAGATTAGGGAGAGAATAATTTTTTGGGCATGGCTGTATCTCTGGGGAAAGTGGGACAAGGTCAGACAACTGCAGGAGGAGTGTCTGCACTGTAAAATATAGCAAACCAATGTAAAGCTTGTTTCCTGTGATCTAACAACTGACCTGTCAGGTAAAACTATAGAGCATTTTTGACAGATGAAACCACTAGTCAGGAGTTGGAGTTGCATCAAAAAGAGATCTTGTGGCAATACAGATTAAATAGCAAATTGTAGGTGGTATTGGATACATTATGATTATCTGAAATaattgaaaacaattttgaaattatAATATGTAAGCAACAACTAATTGAAATAAAGCATGGATTAAATCAGGATAATTGGATGCGTATTGTCTAACTAGTAAAATCAAGTGTTTTCGGTATTGTATTCCCAGTGGGAAAAAGTACATTCTCAGACAATATTTCTTGCATGCAAGTTATCTGTAAACCAACTGTAAAATGTCCAGTGCTCAAAACTTTACTAAAACCTACTCTACTACAATGAAAAGAACAGAAATTTCTCATTTTCCTTATCAAAAAACTTCATCAAACGACAGACATGAATTCTGGCCCAATCTAGGAGTGACCAGAAAACTGTACATATACTGTAAATACTGCCAAAGCAGCATTATGTGCCAGTTTTCTAATCAGTGCTCTGCCTTGTCCTTTAGAGATTATTCCTGCTAAGAGCACTGATCTGTGTATAAGTAGGTGCATAGGGGTTAGTGTGGAGTCAGATCAGATGGACCATGGCCCTGATCTCTAAGCCTTAACTTGGAACTGCACCTGTGTCACAGAGGGCTTACACAACAGCCTCTCTctaggttctggaggagccaggaTTGGGGCAAAAAACTTCTACCCCAGGCTACCCCGTTTATTCGTGGGCTTTTTAGCAACTGCTAACTGTACGTGCACCAGTTTGTCCGAATTTGGTCTACGGTTTCCTGGCAGTTTTTGGCACACGCTTTTAAATACAGTTCAGTAAACTTCTTTATCTTTACTTACGTTCGAGATGTGCAGTTGCTATGAGGATCCTGGTTAACATATACTCAAATCAGAAGTAGACATACCTTTAGCTGATAGCTGTTGGCTGTGTGGCATGACAAATGAGATCGAAGCCAACATTCAGATGTTTTCTACAGTACAAACAAACAGACGTTTCCTTATGTGAAccgtcttttaaaaaaaaaatgtaggggGCAAAATGCTCTTCTGGTGTCTCTCAGCTTTGTAATCCACACATTTTCTCCCTTTCACTATTTCAGTGTCTGCCTTACTAAATTCATGACAAATTGAATTTCATTGCCAAGCAGTAGGAAACAGAACACAGAAGAAAATTCCACAGAGATTTGTTTTGGAAGAGATACTAAACTATGCAAAAAtacccttttttttaattgaggtaATCTAAAAATAATCATAGGATGACCTACACATTTAGCTGGCTATATCTATATCAAATGAATTTGTATAGGTTTTATATTTTGCCTGCCTTTAAGGTAATAATTAACCAAGTTCACAAATATATGTAGTTCCAACAGGGATGGTTTGCCTCAAACTTAAACCTCAGTCTACTATATTAACTTGTTGGCTTCTAACCCACATACAGTATATAAACAGACTGCAACTTATCTCCATCTGTAATGTTTATGTTGAAATTTAACTTGCATaagtagatttcttttttttcctcattgacAGCCAGGTTTTCCATGTGGCCTCAATGTAGGTTCCATATATGTGCAAATTTTGGAGGGCACAATTCTGGGAACCTATGTTTCAACTCACCCAAAACTTACATCAGATAGTTGAATATTCAATGTTCCCAATTTGTGCACGTGGTCCTGCATTTTGGCAACCCCAAACTGTGCATTCAGAAACAAAGGCATGCATATTTAAAgggtattttgaaatatttactaTTATTGTTCACAATCAAGCTATGTTATGTGCCAGCAATATGAGCTACATACAATACAGTTCAAGTGCTCTGGAGAAGAGATGCTggatcatttaatttttttttttcatttaacaagGAGTCACATGGACATATTTCACTTTCCTGGTGCATCAGTTTGAGAATTGTCTACCAACAATTGTCCAAACTAGGTTATGATCTAGAAAATATGAGCCCATGTTGT of the Dermochelys coriacea isolate rDerCor1 chromosome 9, rDerCor1.pri.v4, whole genome shotgun sequence genome contains:
- the LPAR4 gene encoding lysophosphatidic acid receptor 4, producing MGNHSNNHTCLTDDSFKYNLYGAVYSVVFILGLITNCSSLFVFCCRMKMRSETTIFMTNLAVSDLLFVFTLPFKIFYNFNRHWPFGDTLCKISGTAFLTNIYGSMLFLTCISVNRFLAIVYPFRSRTIRTRRNSAIVCGGVWILVLSGGILASLFSTTNVSNTSTTCFEGFSKIVWKTYLSKITIFIEVVGFIIPLLINLTCSSLVLRTLRKPATLSQIGTNKEKVLKMIIVHVAIFVVCFVPYNSILFLYALVRSQAIANCSLERFARTMYPITLCIATMNCCFDPFIYYFTSESFQKSFNIHPQIQMDSISKTETPLTMKTALPAIQEEVTDQAITNGGDPTAESHF